From the Sebastes fasciatus isolate fSebFas1 chromosome 3, fSebFas1.pri, whole genome shotgun sequence genome, one window contains:
- the LOC141764536 gene encoding uncharacterized protein LOC141764536 produces the protein MHNQSIRARACVCLLVFIWGVFSVCVSEELLNRGGCEVCVCTEVEELRSQVSRLQSRNRELDLQSSGRNNDHARQIRQHAEALSSLRSEMVRAQTEELRRIQKHADDERDKLQKEIEKERENSQKEREQEKEKMEKDRNRVRREREEEKVEVEGIKEHLRREKEEEVERQRKELEVEVERVRVRSQLDKNIEQVEAERANVQQKLEEEKKRLVEKADEDRKRLKEQVRKAIEEVMRRHAAELHSVQEALSSERKTNQEVCARLDEERRNGEERRSKLEREREELRTKMKDATNEICRLQSTMQQQDKTEQVAPEAAATCGPQCSRLEDELHQTRSRLARMQEEAERQRDRQQRETASLRADKHRLEEKVLEQSRLNTERSLLDQSQRHTEDRIR, from the exons ATGCATAATCAATCAATacgtgctcgtgcatgtgtctGTTTGCTGGTGTTTATTTGGGgtgtgttctctgtgtgtgtatcagaGGAGCTGCTGAACCGCGGAGGCTGcgaggtatgtgtgtgtactgaagtggaggagctgaggagcCAGGTGAGCCGCCTGCAGAGCAGGAACAGAGAGCTGGATCTGCAGAGCAGCGGCAGAAACAACGACCACGCCCGCCAGATACGCCAG CATGCTGAGGCTCTGTCCAGCCTGCGCTCTGAGATGGTGAGAGCCCAGACGGAGGAGCTACGTCGCATCCAAAAACACGCCGACGACGAGCGAGACAAGCTGCAGAAGGAGatcgagaaagagagagaaaactcccagaaggaaagagagcaagagaaggagaagatggagaaggACAGAAACAGAGTgcgcagggagagagaggaggagaaggtggaAGTGGAAGGGATCAAAGAACAcctgaggagagaaaaggaggaagaggtggagcgGCAGAGGAAGgagctggaggtggaggtggagagggttCGCGTTCGCTCGCAGTTGGACAAGAACATCGAGCAGGTCGAGGCGGAGAGAGCCAATGTGCAGCAGAAgctggaagaggagaagaaaaggttGGTGGAGAAGGCCGATGAGGACAGGAAACGACTGAAGGAGCAGGTGCGGAAGGCGATAGAGGAGGTGATGAGGAGGCACGCGGCCGAACTGCACAGCGTCCAAGAAGCTCTGAGCTCAGAGAGGAAGACCAACCAAGAG GTGTGTGCGCGTTtggatgaagagaggaggaacggCGAGGAGCGACGCAGCAAGCTGGAGCGGGAACGAGAGGAGCTGAGGACTAAAATGAAAGATGCCACcaatgag ATCTGTAGGCTGCAGTCAACGATGCAACAGCAGGACAAGACGGAGCAGGTGGCCCCCGAAGCGGCAGCCACGTGTGGACCGCAGTGCTCTCGTCTGGAGGATGAGCTTCACCAGACTCGGAGTCGACTGGCTCGGATGCAGGAGGAGGCGGAGAGGCAGCGAGAcaggcagcagagagagacggCGTCCCTGAGAGCCGACAAACACCGGCTGGAGGAGAAAGTCCTGGAGCAGAGCCGACTGAACACGGAGAGGAGTCTTCTCGACCAGAGCCAGCGGCACACCGAGGACCGGATCAGGTAG